A region of Salvelinus alpinus chromosome 6, SLU_Salpinus.1, whole genome shotgun sequence DNA encodes the following proteins:
- the prkaa2 gene encoding 5'-AMP-activated protein kinase catalytic subunit alpha-2 isoform X1: MAERQQKHEGGRVKIGHYLLGDTLGVGTFGKVKIGEHQLTGHKVAVKILNRQKIRSLDVVGKIKREIQNLKLFRHPHIIKLYQVISTPTDFFMVMEYVSGGELFDYICKHGRVEDKEARRLFQQIISGVDYCHRHMVVHRDLKPENVLLDHSKNAKIADFGLSNMMSDGEFLRTSCGSPNYAAPEVISGRLYAGPEVDIWSSGVILYALLCGTLPFDDEHVPTLFKKIRGGVFYMPEYLTRPVASLLLLMLQVDPLKRATIKDIREHEWFKQDLPGYLFPEDPSYDSTILDEEAVREVCDKFESTESEVMSSLYSGDPQDQLAVAYHLIIDNRRIMTQASEFYLASSPPQGSFMEDGMSLPPGVKPHPERMPPLLVDSPKARCPLDALNTTRAKPLAVKKAKWHLGIRSQSRPYDIMAEVYRAMRQLQYDWKVVNPYHLRVRRKNPVTGNLVKMCLQLYQVDNRSYLLDFKSIDDDIMDAVGFKSGSSTPQRSGSTAGLHRPRLSVDSACPAVDLPKLSSSLPGSLCSSAALLTSTPTPRQGSHTMDFFEMCASLITTLAR; encoded by the exons ATGGCAGAACGACAGCAGAAACATGAAGGCGGCCGAGTGAAGATCGGACATTACCTCCTAGGAGACACTCTGGGCGTCGGCACCTTCGGCAAAGTAAAGA ttggaGAGCACCAGTTGACAGGTCATAAGGTGGCAGTGAAGATCCTGAACAGACAGAAGATCAGGAGTCTGGACGTGGTGGGCAAGATCAAACGAGAGATACAGAACCTCAAACTCTTCAGACACCCTCACATCATCAAACT GTACCAGGTGATCAGTACTCCTACAGATTTCTTCATGGTGATGGAGTATGTCTCAGGAGGAGAGCTGTTTGACTACATCTGCAAACACGGACGG GTAGAAGACAAAGAGGCGCGTCGGTTGTTCCAGCAGATTATCTCCGGTGTAGACTACTGCCACAGACACATGGTGGTGCACAGAGACCTCAAACCTGAGAATGTACTGCTGGACCATTCCAAGAACGCCAAAATAGCTGACTTcg ggttgtcaaacatgATGTCAGACGGGGAGTTCCTGAGGACCAGCTGTGGATCTCCCAACTACGCGGCTCCTGAAGTCATCTCCGGaag gttATACGCTGGTCCTGAGGTGGACATTTGGAGCAGTGGGGTGATCCTGTATGCGTTGCTGTGTGGGACTCTGCCCTTTGATGACGAACACGTTCCCACGCTGTTTAAGAAGATCAGAGGGGGTGTCTTCTATATGCCAGAATACCTCACTCGCCCCGTCGCTTCCctgctgctgctcatgctgcAGGTCGACCCGCTCAAGAGGGCTACCATTAAAGACATTag GGAACATGAGTGGTTTAAGCAGGACCTGCCAGGCTACCTGTTTCCTGAGGACCCTTCCTATGACTCCACCATACTGGATGAGGAGGCAGTCCGAGAGGTGTGTGACAAGTTTGAGAGCACCGAGTCTGAGGTGATGTCCAGCCTGTACAGCGGAGACCCTCAG GACCAGCTAGCAGTAGCGTACCATCTGATCATAGACAACCGGCGCATCATGACCCAGGCCAGTGAGTTCTACCTGGCCTCCAGCCCTCCCCAGGGCTCCTTCATGGAGGATGGCATGTCACTGCCCCCCGGGGTCAAACCACACCCAGAGAGGATGCCCCCCCTGCTGGTAGACAGCCCCAAG gcgcGCTGCCCGCTGGATGCCCTGAACACCACCAGAGCCAAACCCCTGGCAGTGAAGAAAGCCAAGTGGCATCTGGGCATCAGGAGTCAGAGCAGACCCTATGACATCATGGCTGAGGTCTACAGGGCTATGAGACAGCTACAGTATGACTGGaag GTGGTGAACCCGTACCACCTGCGTGTTCGGAGGAAGAACCCAGTAACAGGCAACCTGGTGAAGATGTGTCTCCAGCTGTACCAAGTAGACAACAGATCCTACCTGCTGGACTTCAAAAGCATCGACG ATGACATCATGGACGCAGTAGGGTTTAAGTCGGGCTCTTCCACCCCCCAGAGGTCAGGCTCCACTGCAGGGCTCCACAGACCCAGACTCAGTGTGGACTCAGCCTGTCCTGCCGTGGATCTCCCCAAGCTCAGCTCCTCTCTGCCTGGGTCGTTGTGCTCCAGCGCTGCCCTCCtcacctccacccccaccccgCGCCAGGGCAGCCACACTATGGACTTCTTTGAGATGTGTGCCAGTCTCATCACCACGCTGGCCCGCTAG
- the prkaa2 gene encoding 5'-AMP-activated protein kinase catalytic subunit alpha-2 isoform X2: protein MAERQQKHEGGRVKIGHYLLGDTLGVGTFGKVKIGEHQLTGHKVAVKILNRQKIRSLDVVGKIKREIQNLKLFRHPHIIKLYQVISTPTDFFMVMEYVSGGELFDYICKHGRVEDKEARRLFQQIISGVDYCHRHMVVHRDLKPENVLLDHSKNAKIADFGLSNMMSDGEFLRTSCGSPNYAAPEVISGRLYAGPEVDIWSSGVILYALLCGTLPFDDEHVPTLFKKIRGGVFYMPEYLTRPVASLLLLMLQVDPLKRATIKDIREHEWFKQDLPGYLFPEDPSYDSTILDEEAVREVCDKFESTESEVMSSLYSGDPQDQLAVAYHLIIDNRRIMTQASEFYLASSPPQGSFMEDGMSLPPGVKPHPERMPPLLARCPLDALNTTRAKPLAVKKAKWHLGIRSQSRPYDIMAEVYRAMRQLQYDWKVVNPYHLRVRRKNPVTGNLVKMCLQLYQVDNRSYLLDFKSIDDDIMDAVGFKSGSSTPQRSGSTAGLHRPRLSVDSACPAVDLPKLSSSLPGSLCSSAALLTSTPTPRQGSHTMDFFEMCASLITTLAR from the exons ATGGCAGAACGACAGCAGAAACATGAAGGCGGCCGAGTGAAGATCGGACATTACCTCCTAGGAGACACTCTGGGCGTCGGCACCTTCGGCAAAGTAAAGA ttggaGAGCACCAGTTGACAGGTCATAAGGTGGCAGTGAAGATCCTGAACAGACAGAAGATCAGGAGTCTGGACGTGGTGGGCAAGATCAAACGAGAGATACAGAACCTCAAACTCTTCAGACACCCTCACATCATCAAACT GTACCAGGTGATCAGTACTCCTACAGATTTCTTCATGGTGATGGAGTATGTCTCAGGAGGAGAGCTGTTTGACTACATCTGCAAACACGGACGG GTAGAAGACAAAGAGGCGCGTCGGTTGTTCCAGCAGATTATCTCCGGTGTAGACTACTGCCACAGACACATGGTGGTGCACAGAGACCTCAAACCTGAGAATGTACTGCTGGACCATTCCAAGAACGCCAAAATAGCTGACTTcg ggttgtcaaacatgATGTCAGACGGGGAGTTCCTGAGGACCAGCTGTGGATCTCCCAACTACGCGGCTCCTGAAGTCATCTCCGGaag gttATACGCTGGTCCTGAGGTGGACATTTGGAGCAGTGGGGTGATCCTGTATGCGTTGCTGTGTGGGACTCTGCCCTTTGATGACGAACACGTTCCCACGCTGTTTAAGAAGATCAGAGGGGGTGTCTTCTATATGCCAGAATACCTCACTCGCCCCGTCGCTTCCctgctgctgctcatgctgcAGGTCGACCCGCTCAAGAGGGCTACCATTAAAGACATTag GGAACATGAGTGGTTTAAGCAGGACCTGCCAGGCTACCTGTTTCCTGAGGACCCTTCCTATGACTCCACCATACTGGATGAGGAGGCAGTCCGAGAGGTGTGTGACAAGTTTGAGAGCACCGAGTCTGAGGTGATGTCCAGCCTGTACAGCGGAGACCCTCAG GACCAGCTAGCAGTAGCGTACCATCTGATCATAGACAACCGGCGCATCATGACCCAGGCCAGTGAGTTCTACCTGGCCTCCAGCCCTCCCCAGGGCTCCTTCATGGAGGATGGCATGTCACTGCCCCCCGGGGTCAAACCACACCCAGAGAGGATGCCCCCCCTGCTG gcgcGCTGCCCGCTGGATGCCCTGAACACCACCAGAGCCAAACCCCTGGCAGTGAAGAAAGCCAAGTGGCATCTGGGCATCAGGAGTCAGAGCAGACCCTATGACATCATGGCTGAGGTCTACAGGGCTATGAGACAGCTACAGTATGACTGGaag GTGGTGAACCCGTACCACCTGCGTGTTCGGAGGAAGAACCCAGTAACAGGCAACCTGGTGAAGATGTGTCTCCAGCTGTACCAAGTAGACAACAGATCCTACCTGCTGGACTTCAAAAGCATCGACG ATGACATCATGGACGCAGTAGGGTTTAAGTCGGGCTCTTCCACCCCCCAGAGGTCAGGCTCCACTGCAGGGCTCCACAGACCCAGACTCAGTGTGGACTCAGCCTGTCCTGCCGTGGATCTCCCCAAGCTCAGCTCCTCTCTGCCTGGGTCGTTGTGCTCCAGCGCTGCCCTCCtcacctccacccccaccccgCGCCAGGGCAGCCACACTATGGACTTCTTTGAGATGTGTGCCAGTCTCATCACCACGCTGGCCCGCTAG